The following nucleotide sequence is from Zea mays cultivar B73 chromosome 1, Zm-B73-REFERENCE-NAM-5.0, whole genome shotgun sequence.
gcagaggtggcgcatctttacccatgagtcgcgattcccttctagcccgggttagctagacccgtattcacttccgaggtgaatggccagggtctcactacgaggcttctccctagagtcctcattacgcaaatgctggaaatggtcaaactgcataaggcacacctaccggaaccaacttatagtccggaccacagggtaaagctttgggaactatgctcgtatccaatctgcctgagccggtactacaagcgcttgccagatgcccccgttccggtcggccacgaccaacacccaacataagacttccctagttatttagccaagaccagagccatgatagtcctcatggtagcactgttttcccgggtggtcactccatgttccaattaatatgcaataatcttgtttagccatcgggttaacaacaataatgtaaacttacaatttggaacattaatatcataaacaggagtgactgcataaatttaaagttgtagcaatagcatagctactaaggtaaagtataattcccaggtttgatcaaggaataaggttggaaaggttatctaaataggtaacccgtcaaattatgcatatattcatcgaagaataaactttattaaatgtattgtttgggatcaaacagagtatgcagagggagaagtccacttgccttgcttattgaaaacttgaggttcttccacgggtaggaatagatcttgatccttaactactagatcaaccactgaatatcacacaaacaaacaagaagaacaaacaccactcaataacatacaacattcaccatacgtaaagctaaaagagagcctaacgaaaagagcgttcgcttttcaaaaacgtcgtaggtaatggttataataagagagtattcttttcaaaaatgtgtgatctatactttataatacAAGACACGATCTTTAAAATATCTTAAtttaaatatacaaatattagattcaccaaattaatcctttataaaacgtcatatgtgatatgtctaagattgaaggtttataagatgataaaacacgtaataacaatattaaacctttttttactttttagagaagatatatgttatatatctaaggttaatgagttataaaacacattattaaacattacttttataacaagctcataaatagcttaaacaactttttatgtgaaaagatcatagttatattattaatcacctatttaagacgagttaggttacgggccttaagtggattttcatgcaaaagataatgaacgcataactatcatttaatttcattaaaaagcacatagcctatattattatacttgaagtcaatatatataaagtaacattttaattTATAaaaaacttaaactcttattactttattttatcctttaggaaaagcttAGTGATTCATATATAATAtgcactaaattctatgaaatcattaatcatgtcataaacctagttaagaacaaattaactataggtttgattaataaattatgataaaggataattaatcaaatgatctagataattaaaatgaatactataattattggtatattattaactatcattttagttatgatggtgtgagcacttaattaagccattatatcattattagaaaaaTTATATGACATATTATTATTGTAAAGCATATAATTATGGATACTTAAATATGAGACTAAATGAGTTTTATGTGAAgggataataaatgattatcattatgtttttattaaaaaaaatatatatggtctacatattcttttaaatTTCTATTTAAGAAGGCTATACTTACGCATCTATAATAAACATTGTTAAGTTATaaaaacatgatatctattaaaaataCCATTTTAATATTTCTTGTATGACAACAGAAATTTAGAATTAAATTATGAAAAATACATGAGCTGTTGGAATCATTAATTAAAAAAATGCTTTATTATATAATTATGAAACTAACAAAATCATTTCTAATTTATTTAGGTTCCAATATACATGTTATTAATAAAAACTGTAACAAGGATCAAAACATAATTAAAGGTAGATTAGGTGGGGTAGCTAATAAATTTATATTTTTGTGCACGGATAACACTATGAATAACTATCTCTTATTTGTCGTTAAAATATGAAATCTTTACTTTAATTTCTTATTTAGAAAAACTACGCATAGACCAATTATAACAATCACTAATCAAATTTAAATTACAAACACACGTAGATTCTTGCAGATTGATTTCATGTTTTAGCACAATTTATGAAATTTACAAAACAGTGTTTATTTGAGTATCAaataaatattttaaaatagaaaaACTGTCGCAAGGTCTATACGCGATTAAACATATACTTAAAGTGATAGCTTGTGATTTTCTTTTTTTACCTTCTTATAGGTTCGGCTCGAGCAAAGCAGACTGGTTGTAGGCTTCAGTCAAAACTTCGACAAAGGCGAGGTCGCTGCATGAGAGATGGACGGCGAAATATCGGCGTGGAGCTCCATGTGAGCAGCAAGGGGAAGAAGGAAGCTTTGGGCCGTGTTGCAGAGTAGAGAAGGTCGCCGGCGAGGATGCGACGCAGCGCAACAGTAGAGCAGAGCACGCTGCAGAGACGACGACGCGATGGCGTCGAACCACCGGTAAGTGTGAGCACCACGTGAGGCACCGGTGGCGAGGACAACAACGCGGACGGTGGTGTGGCAGCAGGCAGCGAAGGCGCGTTGCGACTTGCGAGCAGACTAGACGGCGCAGCAGCAAACAAGTGCCAGAGGAGAGAAGAGCGAGTGAGCAGGGCGAGGGAGAAGGGCTCAGCGTGTCGGCTTTAAGGCCGTGGGAGGTGAGGAAATAAAGCAGCGGAATTGATTGACATTGGTGCGCTACGAAATGCCAGAGAAACGTACTGCTATTATTGGTGACGACTGTTATGGCGGAGGATACGAAATAGTCGCGACAGTTACTGGTGGCGCGTGAGAGAGAGGAGGAATGAAGGCAGGAAACTTGTCTCTACGCGGTCGCGAGGTGTTTTATAGGCTCAGAGGGCAAACAGCACCGGGGAAGGGGAGATGAAGGGCATCGAACTCCATTAATGGTCGGAACCACCATCAATGGCGTGGTCTGTGGGGAGGAGTGAAAAATGACAGATAAGTGGGGGAAGGTGAAGGGGGAGAGGCGAGCTGGGGTTGCAGTGATGTTCCACGGGCACGGGGCAGCTCGACGCGGAGGAGGGCCGGCGGCGGTCAGCAATTCCACGATGTTTCCCACGGGAAGAAGAAAGTGAGATGAAAAGGTGAGAGAGaaaatgacgtgtgggacccatatGCAAGGGAGAGTAGGAGATGTGGGGAAAGGGGACGTGTGGGCTTCAAAGGCTGAGCCAAAAAGGCTAGGCAATCGTCGGCCATTTTCCTTTTGTTTTATTTTTTGATTTTTTTTAATTAAGACGGTATACACATATAACTATATATTTAAATATTAAAAATATTATAATAAATTCACACATAATTTGTTTTACAAATAAAGTACCTAAGTTAAAAATACATAATTTTAAGGCAAATTCCATTAAATAAAATGTGCTTCACCAAAATCAATAAAAGTGATATTCTTGCAAATACAAAATGATTAACCATATTAAAATACATGTTTTCCTAAATATATCTATCTTTAACAATTCAACATTATTTTATAAAATGAGATTTTTCTCACAAAACTATATCCAAAAATTGGATTTGTAAATCAAATCAAACAAAATATATGCCTCGAtatgaatgcatcaaacacttggtaatattttatttattcaaACTTGTTTAATTTATTTCTATCACCAATTTTATTAATTGAAAACATAAGTATTTCTCTTATATATTGGTAGTTAATAATTCAAACTAAGTTGTTTTCAtttgatggatttagggtgttacataggcattggccgaaccacagtaAAAATTGTTGTATTACTTGTCCATTTACTTTTTGCGATTACTGTCTTTTTTAAGTTCTTTGCTTTCTTACAATATTGCTTCTAAGTTTAATACTTATCTTAAAGGAGCAATCAAAAGAAGAGTTCTCGCTCCATCTGTCGTCTCATCCTAACTTGGTTCTGACTAACACTTATTACAAACTAAATTTGTGTTGTTTACAGTTAATTTTTGCAGAATCATCTATTCGCCAATAGTATTGGCGCTGACCGCGTGGCCATCTCATCGGTACAGACGACATCTAGTCTCCAGTGCAATTGACGCTAGATGTGTGATGACATCGACCTTTGAAACACGAAAGAACATATTTGTGAATAAAAACCCAAAAAAACCAAATTGCAGAGAGAGAGACGGAGGAAGGATCAAACACCACCCCCTCCGTGGCCGCTTCCTATTCCGCGCGATCTCATCCCACCCTCTCTTATCCACTTCCTCCTCCCGCCCGCGACGCCCGCCTCTCTCCGCGCCCATGCTCGTCCACGCGTTCACTTCCACCGCCACGCCGCAAAGAAGAGAGCTAACTCCTGAGCTAGGAATGCTCGTTTGGCCGCGACCCCTGCGACGCGCATTTGTTGAGAGGCGGCCTACTACGAACTACCGTCGATGGCGTTCCTCGCGCCTCCGCAGTTCAAGTGGCCCCTTTCCACCCGTGCGGCGGCGGTGTTCAGGGAGCCCACCGGCGGCGCAGGCTCCCGCCCCAGTCGGATAAACTGTTCTTTCTCCTCCACGGCAGTCGTCGATGCAGAGTGCTTATCCGTCGGGCCGCCGCCTTCTCCTCACCGAACGCTTCCGGTAACGTCTGTCTCCACCCCATCCGCCTCAGCTCTGTGGCTGCAAATCTCAGTACGGGTTGGAGAGGACCGGCAAATTTTTGTAAACTGTTCGTCTCCCTTCGATTGCCTCAACCAGGGCTGTTTCGGTGAGGCACTTCTTAACAAGGAGGCAGTGGTGGCGGCCGCGGCCGCGGAAGCCGTCGCTCTGGCTCGCGCAGCGGCCGAGGTCGCCGGAGAAGTCGCCCGGATGGCGCAGAATGATCACCCGGCTGCCTTACCGCCGCGCGATGACACGGTGGATAGCTTCCTGTCAAGAGAGGTCCTCCGCTCCGAGGTGGGGCTGGATGCCAGGCGCGCCGGGCTCGTCGAAATGCTGGAGGGCGAAGAGCACAGCAGCATTTTCAGCGACGAATCCGAGGATGACGATGATGGCGGGCATAGCATAGCCGTAACGGTGAAGTCGGCGCGGCGGTCCGAGAGAAGGGCTCGGAGAGTGAGGGCAGCGATGAAGACGGCCAAGTGTTCCAGCAGCATGAAGCCCGTTGGAGCGTCCTCCACAAGGAGGAAACGGTTGAAGGGTTGCCTGACTCCTCTCGGGTGCTTGTACAAGATGACCGGCCCGAGGCTTCTGACGGCGGAACAAGAAGTCGAATTCTCAGAAGGCATTCAGGTAAATTAAGCTTAATTACTTGTGATCTCTTAACACGCGAGAGCTTAAAAGCTACCATCACGTACGTAAGAGCTTAAACACGCATGGCACGCACGATGAACGTACGCAGGACCTTCTGAAACTGGAAGCCATCCAAAAGGAGGTTGCGCAGTATAATGCTGGTGAACCAACGTTTTCCCAGTGGGCGGCAGCAGCCGGGACCGATGAGAACACTCTGCGGAGACGCCTGAATCATGGAGTCTACTGCAAGAACAGGATGGTGAAATCTAACGTGCGGCTTGTAATCTCGATTGCAAAAGAACACGAAGGCCCCGGGATGGAGTTCTCTGATCTTATTCAGGTGCCGTACATGCGCTCTTCCTGAAACAAGATCGTTGCACATTCTCATTTCGTTGTGTTTCATGTGGCAGGATGGAATGCAAGGCCTGATAAGAGGCGCGGAAAAGTTCGACGCTTCCAAGGGTTTTAGATTCTCCACTTACTCTCACTGGTGGATTAAACAAGC
It contains:
- the LOC541717 gene encoding sigma-like factor2B, with amino-acid sequence MAFLAPPQFKWPLSTRAAAVFREPTGGAGSRPSRINCSFSSTAVVDAECLSVGPPPSPHRTLPGCFGEALLNKEAVVAAAAAEAVALARAAAEVAGEVARMAQNDHPAALPPRDDTVDSFLSREVLRSEVGLDARRAGLVEMLEGEEHSSIFSDESEDDDDGGHSIAVTVKSARRSERRARRVRAAMKTAKCSSSMKPVGASSTRRKRLKGCLTPLGCLYKMTGPRLLTAEQEVEFSEGIQDLLKLEAIQKEVAQYNAGEPTFSQWAAAAGTDENTLRRRLNHGVYCKNRMVKSNVRLVISIAKEHEGPGMEFSDLIQDGMQGLIRGAEKFDASKGFRFSTYSHWWIKQAIRKSVLEQTQIIRLPAHMAEASSRVKECCRRLGRELKRLPSNEEIAVDTGMTIRRVEAAMSLPKYSVSFTSKVGCTDVTYQEIMPDTSAETAEETLHRWLMKKDVNTALDSLSPREKQVMRYRFGIEGGRARTLHDIGQLMGVSRERIRQIELGAFRKLRSKNRLQSLQHYLRPAESW